A stretch of DNA from Brevibacterium sp. CBA3109:
CTCCGAATTGGTACCCGGCCCTGCTGGCCGCGGGTGTGCAGATCGAACGCTGCTACGATCTGCGACTGACTCACGCGATCCTCATGCGCTCACAACTCGTGACCGACCGCAGCGTGGTCGCGGCCGCCGACGAATGGGATGCGGGGCCCGTGAGCGCCCCGACCGCGCCCGAGGCAGAGGCACTGTTCGAGGTCACCGAACGACGCAGCCACATCAAAACTGTCCCCCACGACATCGAGTCAGCGCTCGCCGAGTTCGCACGTCAGACCACGGCCCTGCAGACTGCCTCTGATCCCGGCCGGCTGCGTCTGCTGCTCGCAGCGGAATCCGCAGGTGGTCTCGTGGCTGCGGAGATGCATGCGGCCGGGGTGCCCTGGGACATCGCCGAACACGACCGGATCCTCGCTGACGAGCTCGGGCCCCGTCCGGCAGGGGACGCGAAGCCTGAGAAGATGCTCGCGGTCGCCAAGGAGGTCCGGGCCGCTCTCGATGACCCCAGGGCCAATCTCGACTCCCACGTCAAACTCCTCCATTCCCTGCACAGTGCCGGAATCAATGTTGCCTCGACCTCGAAATGGGAGCTCGAACAGAGCGAGCACCCGGCCATCGCACCCCTGCTGCAGTACAAGAAGCAGTCCCGTCTGCTCTCTGCCAACGGTTGGCATTGGCTCGATGAGTGGGTCAGCGAGGGCCGGTACCGTCCCGTCTATGTCCCTGGCGGAGTCGTCACGGGCCGCTGGGCGGCCAGCGGCGGTGGTGCCCTCCAGATTCCCCGTCAGCTGCGACCTGCCCTGCGTGCCGATCCCGGCTGGCGGCTGATCTCTGCCGATGTCGCTCAGCTGGAGCCACGGGCGCTCGCCGCCATGTCCGGGGACACCGCCATGGCTGAGGCTGGGCGCGGCCGTGACCTGTACTCGGGCCTCGTCGACGAAGGCATCGTCGCGACCCGGCAGGAGGCGAAGATCGCCGTGCTCGGCGCCATGTACGGTTCCACGACGGGCGACAGCGGGAGACTCGTCCCCCGCCTGCGCACGAGCTTTCCCGCCGCTATGGGCCTGGTCGATTCCGCCGCCGAGGTGGGGGCAGAAGGGGGTGTCGTGTCCACGTGGCTGGGCCGGACGTCACCGGTGCCAAGCGAGCAGTGGCGCCGTCTCCAGTCCGCGGCGAACCAGTTCGACGCCACCTCACAGGATGAGACCCGTGCCCGTCGCGCCGCCGGTGATCAAGGGCGTTTCACCCGCAACTTCGTCGTCCAAGGGACCGCCGCCGAATGGGCACTGGCGTGGTTAGCCGACCTGAGACTGCGGCTGGCGCGGCTGCCGGGCGTCGCTGACGAGAACCCGGCAGACGATGACCGGAACCCGGGAGTCACCTCGGCGGGGGAGACGGTGGGGAACGTGGCCGAAGCCTCGGGCCCGGTGTTCTCACGACGGGCTCACCTGGTGTTCTTCCTCCATGATGAGGTCATCGTGCACGCGCCGGCCCAGCACGCCGAAGCCGTGGCGACCGCGATCGGGGACGCGGCCGCCTCGGCGGGGAAGCTCCTGTTCGGCAATGCACCGGTCGATTTCCCTCTCGACCTCACGATTTCCGAGCGGGCGGCGAAAGGATAGCGGGCGGCTAAGGGGCAGCTGCCGGTGCAGAAACAGTGCCTGTCGCAGAAATCACGGGTGGCTCCGGAATAAGCGAGGGATAAGCAGTGCTGCATATGAGGTGTCGGCGGCCCCGAAAACGGTGTCGTCGCAGCACTCGGAGTCGTTAGCACACAGAGGAGTTTTCATGACTTTCACCGTTAAGGCACTGCAGAAGACCGGCGCCGACCAGCCGTTTCGCGTAGGCACCATCGAACGTCGCGATCCGCGCCCCGATGACGTGGTCATCGACATCAAGGCCGCCGGGATCTGCCACAGCGACATCCACACCATCCGAAACGAATGGGGTGAGGCGAACTTCCCCCTGACCGTCGGTCACGAGATCGCCGGCATCGTCGAAGCCGTCGGCAGTGACGTCACGGACTGGAAGGTCGGCGACCGAGTGGGCGTAGGCTGCATGGTGAATTCCTGCGGCGAATGTGAAGAATGCCGCGCCGGACAGGAGCAGAACTGCCTGGGCGGCAGCGTCGGAACCTACAACGCCACCGACGTCGACGGCACCATCACCCAGGGCGGCTATTCCGAGAAGGTCGTCGTCAACGAACGCTTCGTCTGCCGTATCCCCGATGCCCTCGACTTCGACGTCGCGGCGCCACTGCTCTGCGCCGGCATCACCACCTACCAGCCGTTGGCTCGGTGGGGCGCAGGAGAGACCAAGGACGGTGCTCCCAAGCAGGTCGCCGTTCTGGGCCTGGGCGGACTCGGCCACATGGGCGTCCAGATCGCCGTCGCTATGGGCGCCGAGGTCACCGTCCTCTCTCGCACCCTGAATAAGGAGAAGGCCGCGCTCGAGTTGGGTGCGAAGCAGATGCTCGCAACCACCGATGACGACTTCTTCAGCAGCCACCGCGGTGAGTTCGACATCATCCTCAATACGATCAGTGCGGACATCCCCGTCGACAAGTACCTGCGCCTGCTCAAGCCGCGGGGCGTGATGACCGTAGTCGGCCTGCCCCCGGAGAATCAGTCGCTGTCCTTCGGCTCGGTCATCGGCGGCGCCAAGGTGCTCGCGGGATCGAACATCGGCGGCATCGCCGAGACCCAGGAGATGCTCGACTTCTGCGCCGAGCATGACATCGCCGCGAAGATCGAGACCGTGAGCATCGACGAGGCGGATGCGACCTATGACCGTGTTGTCGCCGGAGATGTGTACTTCCGTGCCGTCATCGACACCTCGACATTCGAGGGCGCCGAGGTGTCCGCACTAGCCTGAGGGTTGGACTGACCGATAGGTGGACTGACAGATAACCGGACCGGCCGGCGGATGAAGTGACTGCTTGGTGAGGTGGAGGGGCCGTTTCGCTGATTCAGCGAGGCGGTCCCTCGTCGTGTGTCCGATTGGCAGAAGTGGGCCGATCGTATGCTTCAGAGCGCCGTGGCAGCGACCGTGATGAGCACGAACGCAGCGATGATGATCGCCAGACGGACGTAATGGAGCCTGTCCCAGCGCCGGAACTGCTCACGCCAGTCCTCGGGGTGGTCCTCCGCCGTCCAAGCCAGTGAGCGGTTGTTGATCGGGACCAGCAGCAGGACCGACATGACCACGCTGAGGGCGAGGAACCCCGCGGCAATGAGCGCCAGGGTGGTGGTGGGTGTGCCCCAGGCGAGTACGGCCAGAGTGACAGTGAGGATGAGCGAGCCGGTGTACCAGAAGGGCATCGTGCGTCCGAGGATGCGTCCACCGTCAGCGCGAGCGGCCAAAGATGCTGCGGCAGGCAGGCGAAGCATGATCGGGTTGATGACGAAGGCGACCGCGATTTCGACTCCGACCATGAGGCCGATAACTGTCGTGGTGATGACGGCGAGAACGGGTTCCAAGACGATCCTCTCGATCGATCCGCGCTGGTGACAGGAAGCAGTGGAGTCTAGCAACGCTAGAATATCTAGCACTGCTAGATTATGCCCTGAGACGAGGGTGTACAAGAGGGGAACCATGATCGGTCAGCAGGCGCAGGAGTCGCGCAATGCCGCGAGGCGTCGGAGCATTCTCGCGGCAGCTCGCGAGCGGGCGGACAGGGCGGGGTGGGCTGCGGTGACCACCCGTCACCTTGCCGAGGCCATCGGCTTCTCCCAGCCGGTGCTCTACGGGCATTTTCCCGGCGGCAAGTCGGAGATCATGCTGGCCGTCGCGCTGGAAGGATTCGTCGACTTGGCACAGCGGTGCCGATCCGCAGCCAGTTCAGCGACGGGAACCCGAGCCGTGGCGGCTGTGGCGCACTCCTACCTCGATTTCGCCGCTGCGCACCCGGCGGTCTATGAGGCGATGTTCAGGCAGCCGATCAGTGCTCGCTTCGCCGAGGAGGACAACGAATCCGAACTGCGCGATGCCTTCGATGCCCTCGCGGATGTCATCGGTGACCCCATCAGCACCGAGGTGTTCTGGGGTGCACTGCACGGACTGGGCCTGCTCGAGCGGGCCGGTCGCATGCGCCTCGAGGACAGGGAGAAGCGGGTCGACGAGCTGAGTGTCCGATTTGCGAGCTGAACGGCTTATGCACCGGGTTGTGGTATACCGCAACCCGGGCGCTGTGATGGGTATCGGCGGTAGTCTGAATCGCATGACGAGTCGGCAGAGACGGATGGGCGATATGCCGCTGGTGCTGCTGATCCTCTACACCGTCTTCATCGGCTTCATCACCTTGACCCCGATGCAGCTCGACGTCAGCCCTGCGGGGCCGATCGGCAGACTGCTCCAGTTCTTCGCCGATCATCAGGTGACATCATGGCTGACCTATCCGCTCGTTGAGAAGCTGGCGAATGTCGCCATGTTCGTTCCGTTCGGGCTTCTGGTTGCACTGCACGTGGGTCGCAGGCGCTGGTGGGTCGGTTGGGCGGTCGGTGCGGCGTTCACCTGTCTGATCGAGGGAACTCAGGCGACCCTGCTCTCGCCCACTCGCTACGCCACGATCAGCGATCTCATCACGAACACGCTCGGCGCCGGAATCGGTGCCGTCCTCGCGCTGGTTCTCATGACTCTGCTGCCCCCGCGAGGTGGACCGGAGGAGGTCGATCGCGTCGTGCGCTGAGGACGAGAACCTCGGCGACCTCAGATCTCGTGTGTGCTCTTCGTATCCTCGTTCTCGAGGGCGCCGATGCACAGGTCGAGAGCCTCGCCGAGGTGGCTCTTCAGTTCGCCGTCGAGATTGCGCGTGCTCCCGCGCCGAGTCCCTTCGGGCTGACCTTCACCTTCGTCGACCCCGAAGGTTATGCAGTGACAGTCCGCGACGCGAGCTGAGCCTTACTCCTTGCGGTTGGTCGAGTCCTGCTCGTTGCCGTTGCTGGCGCTGACTTCGTCGGCGCTGGTCTCATCGGCGCTGGTCTCAGCTTCAGCGGCCCAATCGTCGCTGTCCGATGAGGAGAAGCGCGGAATCCAGCAGGACACTCGCGCGGCGTAGTCATCGAACTCGGTGCCGAAGCGCTCCCTCAGATCGGCCTCCTCGTGCGGACGGATCAGCCAGTTCCACAGCAGTGAACCGGCGACGGCGTAGGCGATGACCATCCAGGAGCCGATGAACAGGCCGATCGCTGCGCCTTGGACGATGCCGGCGATAGCCATGGGATTGCGGACGAAGGCATAGGGGCCCCGCACGACGAGGTGGTTGGCCATCGCGGCAGGCAGCGGAGTGCCGGAACCGAAGTTCGCGATTGCCCGTGCCGACCACACGCCCAGGACACTTGCCAGGGCGAGAATGGCGAAGCCGGCCACGAGCACGAGGATCGGGAACTTCACCGACAGATTCCAACGCTGCTCGAAGGAATTGATGATCGCGGGCAGGATCACGAGGAATACGCCCCAGAAGACCACAAGCTGGATCGAGGTCCTGACCAGGAGTTGCGACCTGACGCGCGTGCGAGAGCTGTGGAAGGAGAAGGGGCCGACGATGAGACGGTCGGACGGGATCCTGCCTAGGAGCATGAGCGCCCCGGCGATGACGCTGCCCACTGCGGCCGCCACCATGAGGACGGCGCCCAGGCCCGCCTCGGTGGTGACGGTGGCATAGATGACCATGCAGACGGCGACGAGGGTGGTCCAGGAAGCGGCCACCCAGACGGCCCAGCGAAGGTTGAGTGCGGCCAGAGCAGAGCCGATGACGAAGAGTGGGATGTCGATGGCGGAGACGAGCAGCGGGTCGAGGCTTCCCAGCGTGGCCTCGCGCAGTGTAGGAAGGGTGATGACACCCAGCCACCAGGCAGCACCGGCGAGAGCCTGGAGGGCGAAGTACATTCGGCCGTGGAAGATTCGCAGCGGCTTGTTCGGTGTGGTGGGCCTTTTGTGCCTGCTCGGCATCTTCATTGATCGGCTCATGCGAACGCCGTCCCTCGGAAGCACACGGTCGTGGGCCCGCCGACCCAGACCTCATCGTTTTCATGGGAGATCGAGATGACTCCGGCTCGACCGAGCGCGGTGCCCTGCGTGACGGTGTAATTCGCAGGCGCAAGACCGGAGCCGATGAGCCACTGCGCGACTGAGGCGTTGAGGCTGCCCGTCACGGGATCCTCGGCGACGCCTGCGCCGGGGACGAACGCACGAATCTCATACTCATGGCCGCTCTCATCCGGGTGGGAGCCCAGGACGCCGAGCTTGCTGTCGGGAATCTGTGAGAAGTCCGGCTCGAGGTCGAGGACCTGCCGTGCACTTGCCAGTCTCACCGCGGCCCACCCTGGTCCGTTGTCGACCCATTGATGATCGAGGATCTCAGTCCGGTCGATGTGCAGGGCTGCGGCGATCTGCTCGACGAAGCCTTCGTCGAGATCACCGGTGCGGATCGGGTCGGGAGCGGCGAAGGACAGGGCCTGGCCACCTCGGCGAATATTGACGAGTCCGGCACCGCACTCCTGGACTACGTTCCCTTCGCTGCGCGGGACACCTCCGGCCTCCAGCCATGCGGCCGCCGAGCCGAGGGTGGGGTGGCCGGCGAAGGGGAGTTCGCGGGAGGGTGTGAAGATTCGCAGGCGGTAGTCGGCGCGTGAGTCGCTGGGTGGGAGGACGAAGGTGGTCTCCGAAAGGTTCGTCCAATTCGCGATCCGCGCCATGTCCTCATCGGCCAGTCCCTCGGCATCGAGGATCACAGCTACAGGGTTGCCGCGGTAGGGCTCGCTGGAGAAGACATCGACCTGGGCGAATGCTCGGTTATGGGGCAAGAGGGGGACTCCTTTGTTGAAAGGGCGCCATTTCCTGGGGGTGCGCACTTCCCATGGTAATGGGGTGAGGCTCCAGCTCGGGGATCAGGCCCCGCCGCGTCGGAGTGTCACTCCCGCAGTGTTGCCGTGTGAGAGGAAGAAGGGTTGTCAGAAGGTGCGGCGTGGTTCTCGTGTGTCGAGTTGCTGCTATCGGCTGAGGCCGGCAGCGATGCGGTCAGGAATCGGTGAGCCCACTACTGCCGATGGGTAGGGACACTGCTGACCGCTGACGTGTTGCCAGTGGTTGACGACGTGAGACCTACTGGCTGGCGAAAGCCAGGGTCCCGCCCAAGCCGATGAGCATGCCGCCGCCGATTCCACGGATACGCGACATCCGCCTCGGCGAGCGAGCGAACCAGCTGCGCGCCGTACCAGCGATGAAGGCCCACGACCCGTCCGAGAACAGGGCAAGAGCCTGGAAGAGGAGGCCGAGGATGATCATCTGCAGCGGCACATGCCCAGCCTCGATCGAGACGAATTGGGGGAGGGCCGCGACGAAGAAGATGATGGTCTTCGGGTTCGAGATGCCGACGACGAAGCCCTGCATGAACATCGAGCGGTAGCTGAGCTCACGTCCGGCGGGGACGAACGAATCCACGTCGGTCGCAGTCTCCAGCGCCAGCGATGGGTCCTCGGGCACCTCATTGCCGACCTTGCGATGTCGGATGCCCTGAACGCCCAAGTACACGAGGTAGCCGGCGCCGAGGATCTTGACGATCGTGAAGATGACGACCGATTGGGCGACGATGGTGCCCACTCCGAACGCCACAGCCACGATGATCGGTATGATGCCGACGCTGCCCCCGAGCACGCTTGTCAGGCCCGAACGCCTGCCGTGGGAGAGTGATTGGCCGACGACGAAGAGCACCGTCGGCCCGGGAATCACGATGATGACGAGGGCTGCGGCGAGAAAGGCGAGAAGGGCATCGGTGGTCGGCACAGAAGAATTCTATGGTCGCGAGCGAACCGCAGGTAAGGGCCCGACGCGGAGAGTTCGATCACATGTCAGACGGTCGTGGGGCTCCGGAAGGCTGACCATGTCGGGGAAGCCGACCTCGCGCTGAGGCCTGATCCTGAGGGCGTTACTCAGGGTCGGTTCATAGAGTGGGCCGCGATGAATGAGCTTTTGATGGCGGAGGTGCGTGCATGGATCTGAAGCAGGGTGTATCGACCTGGTGGGAAGCCATCACGTCCGGGTTCGGGCGTCAGGACGGTTTGGAACCCGATGTCGTGCAGCTGCTCCTCGTCATCGGCATTCCTCTTCTCGTCACACTGACGCCAGGGATCTGGCGATTCTTCGGCATGTTCGTCACCTTCGTGCATGAACTCGGCCACGCTTTCGCCGCGCTGATGACGGGGCGAGTCGTCAAGGGGATATCGCTGAATTTCGACCATTCCGGCCAGATGAACTCCTTCGGCAAAGTCGGCTTCTCCGCGACGTGGTCGGGTTTCTGGGGATATCCGGCGCCGGGCGTCCTCGGATTGGTCCTCATCACCTCGGCGACTCAGGGGTGGGCTCCACTGGCGTTGTCGATCGGTGCGCTCATTCTGCTGGTTGCGCTCATATTCATCCGGAACCTTGCTGGTGCCATGATCGCAGTGTTCACGGCCGTAGCCGCGCAGCTCGTCGTCGTGTTCCTGCCCATCGAATGGATCTCGGTGTTCGTCGCCGGCATGGGAACGGCCCTGGTCATCGGCTCGCTCAAGGACCTGGTCAAGGTCGTCCGCGTCCATACCCGCAGGCGCCACATCCAACAGTCGGACGCCTACATCCTCGCCCAGGGTTCCAGCCTGCCCGCGGGGGTCTGGCTGAGTCTGTTCGCACTGGTCATCATCGTCTGCGCGCTCGCCTCCACATACATCCTGTACTCAGCATCCACGGTGTCGATCGGCTGAATCGGGGTCACTTGGGGCAGCTCGCGGCAAGGGCCGAAGACAGCTGGGTCAGTGCCAGACGGCAGAATCGGAGCATGAATTCGAGTCCGAAGTATGCTGCTGTGCTGTTCGACTGTGACGGAGTGCTCGTCGACTCTGAGCGTCTCACGAACACGGTTCTGTGGGAGATGCTCAATGAGCTGGGGTGGCAGATCTCGCGGGAGGAATGTGTGTCCCGGTTCGTCGGGAAGATGCTCCGCGACGAGGCGGACGTCATCGAGGAGCAGTCCGGCTTCCGTATCGACGCGCAGTGGCTGAGTGAGTTCCGTGGGCGTCGCAACGATGCTCTCGAGGCTTCCTTGGAAGCAATCCCGGGCGTCGCCGAGGCGGTCCGCGCCCTTGACACCGCCTACCCGGGCCGGCTCGCGTGCGCCTCGAGCGCTGACCGTTCCAAGATCAACCTGCAGCTGCAGAAAATCGGGCTCCTCGACGCCTTCGACGGCCGGATCTTCTCAGGAATGGAGCTGCCTCAGTCGAAGCCGGCTCCGGACGTGTATCTGGCGGCCGCCAACGCTCTCGGCGTCGATCCTGTCAAGACAGCTGTGATCGAGGATTCCCCGACCGGCGTGACAGCGGGCGTTGCTGCGGGCGCTCACGTGCTCGGTTTCTGCCCCGATTCGCCGGTCCACCAGCGACCTGAGGCGCTCGAAGGTGTGGGAGCCCATGAGATCTTCACCGCGATGGATCAGTTGCCTGGACTGCTCTTACACTGAGGCGCACGTGGAGGGGACGGAATTCCCCGGGGCCGCAGTGTCAGGTTTGTCAGGTGGTCGGCAGGCTGGGGAGGCAGGCTGAAGAAGCGGGTGGAAGAAGCGGATCCTGGTTGAAAAGTCCCTTGGTTAGCATGACTACATTGACTTAATGATCGAATACAAGTCGAATAAGCACATCGTTTGTTATCATATCGTAATGTTAATCACCGATGACCCCGACTAGAATTGAGGTAGGCACTCACAGCGACGTGAAGATCAGGTGACCACCAGTGAAGTTCCCCTCCGATTCCGACAGCACCGATTCCGAACCTGCTCGTGACTCCACTGGAACCTCTCATCCCCACTAGACTACTTCGGGCGCCGAGACTGGACCGAGTTCTGATGCTGGGGGAACAGCGCGCGGACCGGCACATTGCTCTCGTCGCCTCCGCATCGACGCGGATTCTCCCTTCGCCGATGCAGCACAAATATTTGCCGCGAGCGATCAGGCGCAGCTATCGGCGCTGGACGTCTCTGCCGAACTCTTCTTCAATGAAACCGTTGAGAATCTGCGCCTCTACAATCCCCACCCCGGGCAGCCATATGCTCACGCGACAATCGCCGAAACCGCTCGCAGGTTTCGGCGTGGCCGCCGTTCGTCCACAGCTGCGAAGCTCAAGAAGGGGAAGAAGCAACTCCCGCCCTTTCCGCGATTCAGGTTGGACCAGACCTTCTACGGATGGGTTCACGAACTCTCCCAGGCCGAAGACATCGCGGAGTTCACAACAGTTCTGGGCACGACGACCGCACGAGCATATGCTCAGATAACCTCGGCGATGATTCTCGTGCATGGGTTGCCCAAATTCTTTGCGCGCTGCCTCGCCGGTGAGTTCACGATCGAACACGTCCATGCCACTGCTCATGCCTGCCGGGATGTGAAGTTCGAGAACCTTCCTCTCATCGATGACTACCTTGCAGATCGTCGCGCAGACATCACGATTGAAACCTTCAAGAAGTCTTTGGGCATGAAGATCGCTGTCGTCGAACCTCTCGAAGAACGTGTGGAAGAGGCGAGCAACCGTCGACGCGTCGACATCACGACAACCGCCGATGGAACAGCCTTCCTCACCTTGGCTGGACCAGCTCCCGAACTGCAGGCCTGCTATCTGCGGATTGCGGCATTCGCACGAGCGATGCGTTCTGGGAACATCGCAGCATTCAGTGACCAGCTGGAGCCGGGCACCACGGTTGACGATGACCGTGGAATTGATGCCCTCATGTTCGACATTTTCACGCGAACCATTCCGCAGCTCAGCATTCAGGTCACCTCGACCGATACGACGACGGGGGAGACGTCAACATGCGACATTCCGCTGGATGTGCCCGCTGAGCGGCCGCTGACCCCGGCTTCGGTCATCAATGCTGTCAGCGAAGGTATCACCGAGGCTTCCGCCGACAACGCCGGCGGATGCGGCTCGGAAGCCGACGGAGAGGTAAGCAGAGCGGAAGTCGTTCTCACGATGCCCACTCATGAGCAGTGGCTGGACTCGCAGGCCAAGATGATCACAACGGTCCCCTTTCTCACACTGGCTGGCTCCGCCGAACTTCCTGGAACGTTCTCCGATGGCTCTCCGATCCCAGCAGATACGGCGCGACGAGTCGCCAAGCATTCGAAGTCTTGGACACGGATTCTCACAGATCCGGCAAGCGGCACACCTGTCGACGCCAAGGCTACGACCTACCAGATACCCGCGAATGTCCGTCACACCTTGATTGCGAAATGGCAGGCATGCACGATTCCCGGCTGCACGCGCAGGGCAGAGAGTGCAGAGATCGACCACATCGTGCCCTTCGACCACGATCATCCGGCAGACGGTGGGCTAAGTCGATTCGGCAATCTCCACCCGCTGTGCAAACTGCACCATCAGGCAAAGACAGATCGCAAGTACTCAGTTCGGATGAACCGCTCAGGATTCCTGCAGTACGTCTTCCGACACGGAATGAGCGCCGAGGTGGCGGCCGGGGACCATCCGATAAACGCCGCCCACGCGAAAATGTTCGATGAGATGCAGCGGCAGGCTGGGCCCACATCGGATCCACCGAAAACGAAAACCCGGACAGCGGGCCAGCCGTGGCACGGAGACAAGCGACTATCGAAGGAATGTCCGGGGCCAGTCGCTGCCAATGGTCAGGCCGGGTGGGTGAAGAACACGTCAATGCTCAACGATCGCGCGAACGACAACGAATGGATCTGGGACTCCGGTGGCCCACCGCCTTTCTGAGCATCCGATCCCAGCAGAAAGCCGCCGGTGTTGGGTGCACATGCACCACCACCGGCGGCTGGGACTGATCTGCTGGACTGATCTGCTGGACTGAGGGTCTGGACTGATCTGCTGGGACTGAATCGTCTGTTCAGTCGGGCAGCGTCAGTCTTCGGTCTCTTTGATCACTCTACGCACGTCGTCTGGAGTCTTTGCCTCGCCCTTGTTGATCGCCTCCACGATCTTCTCGTGCTGATCCTCCGTGACGACTGGAACTTCCTCACCATTGCAGTCGACGATCTTCCCGTCCTTGACGGTGTCGCCCTCGGCAAGCAGCGCTTCATGGTTGATGAGTCGCTCGAGCTCGTCCCTGCGAATGACTCGACCGGTGCCTGCGACAAACACCGAGCGATCGGTGCGGTCCTTGCCCCCCGCGCCGATGTGGTTGAAGACCAGGTTGAGCAGTACGGCCATGAGCGTGGCCGAAGAGATCCCCGAGTGAAGGATGATGCCGACCCACGACGGGAAGGAGTTGTAGAAGTCGGGCTCGACAACCGGGATGATGCCGAACGCCAGGGAGACTGCGACGATGATCATGTTGAGGTTGCCCTCGTACTCCACCTTGGACAGGGTGCGGATGCCCGAAGCGGCCACGGTGCCGAACAAGACGATCCCCGCCCCGCCGAGCACAGGGGAGGGAACCGCGGCGACGACTCCGCCCATGACCGGGAGCAGACCGAGGACGACGAGGATGACACCGCCGGCAGTGACGACGAAACGGGACTTCACCCCGGTGATGGCGACGAGTCCGACGTTCTGAGCGAAGGCCGACTGGGTGAAGGAGTTGAAGATCGGCGACACTGCCGATGACAGCATGTCCGCACGCAGGCCGGAGGCTATCCGCTTGGAATCCACCTTGGTCTTCACGATTTCACCCACCGCGATGATGTCCGCGGTGGTCTCTGCAAAGGTGACGATGATGACGATGAACATCGAGACGATCGCCGCTGCTGAGAAGGTCGGCATGCCGAAGGCGAAAGGCTCCGGGAACGCGAAGATGCCTCTGTCGAGGACCTGGGAGAAGTCGGCCCAGCCGAAGATCGCGCAGACGATCGTCCCGATGACGATCGCCAAGAGGATCGAGAGACGGGAAACCATCGCCACGGGAATTCGGCTGAGCACAAGGACGATCGCGAGGGTGCCGACAGCGATGAGGATGTTGCGAGCGCTGCCGTAATCGGGCGCCTCGGAGTTTCCGCCCATTGCCCAACCGGCGGCCACCGGCATGAGTGACAGGCCGATCGTCGTGATGACGGTGCCTGTGACGACCGGTGGGAAGAACTTCACAATGAGCGCGAAACCTGGTGCGACGATGAGACCGATCACCGAGGCGACAAGGACTGCGCCGAAGACCTCCGGAAGCCCGTCACCTCCAGCGAGGATTGACGTCATGGTGGCGACACCGGCGAAGGACACGCCTTGGACGAGGGGCAGCTGTGAGCCGAAGAACGGAACGCCGAACGACTGCAGAATAGTGGCCAGGCCGCCTATGAACAGGCAGGAGGCAATGAGCACACTGATTCCGCCACCGTCGAGTCCGGCGGCCTTGCCGATGATAAGGGGGACGGCGATGATGCCGCCGTACATGGTCAGTACGTGCTGAAGACCGTATGCGAATGATG
This window harbors:
- a CDS encoding LysE family translocator — protein: MPTTDALLAFLAAALVIIVIPGPTVLFVVGQSLSHGRRSGLTSVLGGSVGIIPIIVAVAFGVGTIVAQSVVIFTIVKILGAGYLVYLGVQGIRHRKVGNEVPEDPSLALETATDVDSFVPAGRELSYRSMFMQGFVVGISNPKTIIFFVAALPQFVSIEAGHVPLQMIILGLLFQALALFSDGSWAFIAGTARSWFARSPRRMSRIRGIGGGMLIGLGGTLAFASQ
- a CDS encoding M50 family metallopeptidase — translated: MDLKQGVSTWWEAITSGFGRQDGLEPDVVQLLLVIGIPLLVTLTPGIWRFFGMFVTFVHELGHAFAALMTGRVVKGISLNFDHSGQMNSFGKVGFSATWSGFWGYPAPGVLGLVLITSATQGWAPLALSIGALILLVALIFIRNLAGAMIAVFTAVAAQLVVVFLPIEWISVFVAGMGTALVIGSLKDLVKVVRVHTRRRHIQQSDAYILAQGSSLPAGVWLSLFALVIIVCALASTYILYSASTVSIG
- a CDS encoding HAD family hydrolase, translated to MNSSPKYAAVLFDCDGVLVDSERLTNTVLWEMLNELGWQISREECVSRFVGKMLRDEADVIEEQSGFRIDAQWLSEFRGRRNDALEASLEAIPGVAEAVRALDTAYPGRLACASSADRSKINLQLQKIGLLDAFDGRIFSGMELPQSKPAPDVYLAAANALGVDPVKTAVIEDSPTGVTAGVAAGAHVLGFCPDSPVHQRPEALEGVGAHEIFTAMDQLPGLLLH
- a CDS encoding HNH endonuclease signature motif containing protein yields the protein MDQTFYGWVHELSQAEDIAEFTTVLGTTTARAYAQITSAMILVHGLPKFFARCLAGEFTIEHVHATAHACRDVKFENLPLIDDYLADRRADITIETFKKSLGMKIAVVEPLEERVEEASNRRRVDITTTADGTAFLTLAGPAPELQACYLRIAAFARAMRSGNIAAFSDQLEPGTTVDDDRGIDALMFDIFTRTIPQLSIQVTSTDTTTGETSTCDIPLDVPAERPLTPASVINAVSEGITEASADNAGGCGSEADGEVSRAEVVLTMPTHEQWLDSQAKMITTVPFLTLAGSAELPGTFSDGSPIPADTARRVAKHSKSWTRILTDPASGTPVDAKATTYQIPANVRHTLIAKWQACTIPGCTRRAESAEIDHIVPFDHDHPADGGLSRFGNLHPLCKLHHQAKTDRKYSVRMNRSGFLQYVFRHGMSAEVAAGDHPINAAHAKMFDEMQRQAGPTSDPPKTKTRTAGQPWHGDKRLSKECPGPVAANGQAGWVKNTSMLNDRANDNEWIWDSGGPPPF
- a CDS encoding nucleobase:cation symporter-2 family protein, producing the protein MSASNQAPRKNRAETTRPEDERLPVGTSFAYGLQHVLTMYGGIIAVPLIIGKAAGLDGGGISVLIASCLFIGGLATILQSFGVPFFGSQLPLVQGVSFAGVATMTSILAGGDGLPEVFGAVLVASVIGLIVAPGFALIVKFFPPVVTGTVITTIGLSLMPVAAGWAMGGNSEAPDYGSARNILIAVGTLAIVLVLSRIPVAMVSRLSILLAIVIGTIVCAIFGWADFSQVLDRGIFAFPEPFAFGMPTFSAAAIVSMFIVIIVTFAETTADIIAVGEIVKTKVDSKRIASGLRADMLSSAVSPIFNSFTQSAFAQNVGLVAITGVKSRFVVTAGGVILVVLGLLPVMGGVVAAVPSPVLGGAGIVLFGTVAASGIRTLSKVEYEGNLNMIIVAVSLAFGIIPVVEPDFYNSFPSWVGIILHSGISSATLMAVLLNLVFNHIGAGGKDRTDRSVFVAGTGRVIRRDELERLINHEALLAEGDTVKDGKIVDCNGEEVPVVTEDQHEKIVEAINKGEAKTPDDVRRVIKETED